A single window of Montipora capricornis isolate CH-2021 chromosome 14, ASM3666992v2, whole genome shotgun sequence DNA harbors:
- the LOC138031836 gene encoding uncharacterized abhydrolase domain-containing protein DDB_G0269086-like: MAKSRPVLQLSPPFTMSAETDEITQPEGVQEKRQRQPTRKALQNMIQSTTVELSRRAKALRSEVDNVYTALRGNTATVDESALQVLTQKYKEILTELECLYAQDKWGDTSAEAETVRQAGFANLEEARTALNKAKSQCYEDDRVSRKSQHSSRVSSSRSSRSSTRAKALAEAAAANKQAEYDRIIAEKQHLRRQQEATYERDMALLAADKLAAVADAKLAAIENCIQEEERSQSHAPSRKDVSEDARHRTEKWVDAQNSTNPLDTTLPEASHTPNPEKRLDEDTTLPFDGVTPLRSRPQENLTTRETPLQDTSAQEKLAYSPNTSPPKGNVECVEMFTTTHTQLTESLARQSLPKCHPDTFGGDATLFHPWRTAFKAMLKDAKIPPEQEINYLRQYTKGDAQKLVDSYRKRRYRQPASLLQELWAELEKRFGNPAVITDTLLKKLSGAAKFNEKERGRLQAFADLCADVDSQLEFLPGLACLNYPNAIKPIVEKLPNFLRSKWEKQVAEHADRNQDAYPSFNTFAVMMQKQASLKNHPNIVVNGVPSPKESKLKLTPTPDARVLVSNTTPIHRNTNSRPNTEKHCLYHDMKGHDLANCKAFDRKNLATKTEWIMRAGLCFKS, encoded by the exons ATGGCAAAGTCACGTCCCGTTTTACAACTGAGTCCGCCGTTTACCATGTCAGCGGAAACAGACGAAATAACGCAACCCGAAGGGGTCCAAGAAAAACGCCAAAGACAACCAACTAGGAAAGCTCTTCAGAACATGATTCAGAGTACAACTGTCGAACTCTCGAGACGAGCTAAGGCACTCAGGAGTGAAGTCGACAATGTTTACACGGCCCTACGGGGAAATACGGCCACCGTCGATGAGTCCGCCTTACAAGTCCTTACTCAAAAATACAAGGAGATCCTAACTGAGCTAGAATGCTTGTATGCTCAAGATAAATGGGGAGACACCTCAGCAGAGGCTGAGACAGTTCGACAAGCCGGCTTTGCCAATCTTGAGGAAGCTCGCACCGCTCTCAACAAAGCAAAATCACAGTGTTACGAAGATGATCGTGTGTCACGCAAGTCTCAACACTCGTCACGCGTGTCATCCTCGCGTTCATCACGGAGTTCTACGAGAGCGAAGGCGCTGGCGGAAGCGGCTGCCGCAAATAAACAAGCCGAATACGACCGAATCATCGCAGAAAAACAGCATCTACGAAGACAGCAAGAAGCCACATACGAACGTGACATGGCCTTATTGGCCGCCGACAAACTTGCAGCAGTAGCAGACGCGAAGCTTGCAGCCATCGAGAATTGTATTCAGGAGGAAGAGAGGTCTCAGTCTCACGCACCATCCAGAAAAGACGTGTCCGAGGACGCAAGACACAGAACTGAGAAATGGGTTGACGCCCAAAACAGCACAAACCCACTCGACACAACGCTGCCGGAAGCGTCACACACCCCAAACCCGGAGAAAAGATTGGATGAAGATACAACGCTCCCGTTCGACGGTGTAACCCCACTACGCAGCCGGCCCCAGGAGAACCTCACCACGAGAGAAACCCCACTGCAAGATACATCGGCCCAGGAGAAACTCGCGTACAGCCCCAACACATCCCCCCCAAAAGGAAATGTCGAATGCGTAGAAATGTTTACGACGACTCACACGCAACTGACAGAGAGTCTAGCACGACAAAGCTTACCTAAATGTCACCCAGATACCTTTGGAGGAGACGCTACATTGTTCCATCCATGGAGAACTGCATTTAAGGCGATGTTAAAGGATGCCAAAATACCCCCTGAACAGGAGATTAACTATCTCCGCCAGTACACAAAAGGAGACGCACAGAAGTTGGTGGACAGCTACCGTAAGAGGCGATACAGGCAACCCGCCTCTCTCCTACAGGAACTTTGGGCCGAACttgaaaaacggtttggaaaccCAGCAGTAATCACCGACACCTTACTGAAGAAACTGAGCGGGGCAGCAAAGTTTAACGAGAAGGAGAGGGGAAGACTGCAGGCTTTCGCTGACTTATGTGCTGATGTGGACAGCCAGCTAGAGTTTCTTCCGGGTCTGGCCTGCCTGAACTACCCTAACGCTATTAAGCCCATTGTGGAGAAGCTGCCTAACTTTCTACGGTCCAAATGGGAGAAACAAGTTGCCGAACACGCCGACCGCAATCAAGACGCGTATCCTAGTTTCAACACCTTTGCTGTCATGATGCAGAAACAAGCATCACTAAAGAACCACCCAAACATTGTCGTCAACGGAGTACCATCGCCCAAGGAATCTAAACTCAAACTAACCCCGACACCCGACGCGAGGGTCCTTGTTTCAAATACTACACCCATTCACAGGAACACTAACAGCAGGCCCAATACGGAGAAACATTGTCTGTACCATGACATGAAGGGCCATGACTTGGCGAACTGCAAGGCTTTCGATCGGAAAAACTTGGCAACGAAAACAGAGTGGATCATGAGGGCCGGACTTTGTTTCAAGT CTTAG
- the LOC138031837 gene encoding uncharacterized protein: MNQSIHKNTKGNWEMPLPFRSSNVSMPNNRSLAVSRLNSLLRSFKRNPQLEKDYFAFMAKVFDRGHATRVPPSELRIEEGVNEGNAACADNHGRVWYLPHFGVYHPRKPDQIRVVFDSSAEFEGMSLNKELLPGPDQMNSLLGVLVRFRQEDVALICDVEQMFHSFYDNSEHRDFLRFLWFKDNNPLEEIVEYRMLVHLFGNVSSPAIATFAMRKTAEDGEEEYGLSAKEFVNNDFYVDDGLTSRPTDEETVELLQNTQAMLATAQLRLHKAVSNSVFVMEALPEEDRGKSIRDLDLQHDSLPTQRSLGVHWDLEGDAFTFKVVLPERPYTRRGVLSVINSVYDPLGLAAPVILRGKLLLRQLVIMGKKGGDNIALGWDDPLPERLSSQWQSWRDTLVDLENVSVPRCYHPKNFGRVIRSEIHSFSDASKDGIGVATYLRQFNESGQVNVAFLFGQAKMAPLQLTTIPRLELCGAVLSSQVVKKLSTELSIPIHEVVYYTDSKVALGYIQNDSRRFYVYVANRVQIIRNVSDPSQWRYIDTALNPADLATRGIAAENLKDSKWLSGPEFLREASPSCPPYAEVVALDVQDPEVKSEVAVHVTGVNTAPGLDSDRFSRFSSFASLRRALANLIVKVKEYKATREHHALRSQDQCISRRNQSRKEPKRLPRRPSLEELQQAEMIAIRTVQNERFADEMKLTGEVKDQQDRHSARRRKNALKKSSLYRLDPFMDSQGVLRVGGRLRRAHLSFPEKHPVLLPKGHHLSHLIVRHQHGKVHHQGRQITHGAVRAAGFWIVGGHGVVSKVISSCVTCKKLRGERLTNHMADLPSDRTETPPPFTNVGCDVFGPWNIQTRRLRGGAINSKRWGLVFTCLNSRAIHIEVLESMDASAFICALRQFLSVRGPTARIRCDRGSNFVGAKTELEQALQEMDEGALKTYLADQGCEWSFNPPHASHFGGVWERQIGTIRRVLDAMLLELGKPQLTHELLVTLLAEVSAIVNARPISTIPSDVDDPQPLSPAMLLTLKSRPLLPPPGNFIPQDLYARRRWKRAQYLADQFWVRWRREYLQSLQKRPKWNERKCNLATGDVVIVRDKGAHRNDWLLGKVVEAITSDDGGVRKANVLVRKDGALKTYLRPISELVLIVHSQDSTDAYKE, translated from the coding sequence ATGAATCAAAGTATCCACAAAAACACCAAAGGGAACTGGGAGATGCCTCTCCCCTTCCGCTCAAGTAACGTCAGTATGCCTAACAACAGGAGTCTAGCCGTCAGCCGTCTGAATAGCTTGTTACGTTCTTTCAAGAGAAACCCGCAACTGGAGAAGGATTATTTTGCCTTTATGGCAAAAGTCTTTGACCGCGGGCACGCTACTCGAGTACCGCCCAGTGAACTACGAATCGAGGAGGGAGTCAACGAAGGGAACGCTGCGTGCGCTGACAACCATGGTCGGGTCTGGTACTTGCCACACTTCGGGGTGTACCACCCGAGAAAACCCGACCAGATCCGCGTAGTTTTTGACTCTTCAGCGGAATTTGAAGGAATGTCACTAAACAAGGAACTCTTGCCAGGTCCTGACCAAATGAACAGTCTTCTCGGCGTACTAGTACGTTTCAGACAGGAGGACGTCGCCCTTATCTGCGACGTAGAACAGATGTTTCATTCGTTTTACGATAACTCTGAGCACAGGGATTTCCTAAGATTCCTCTGGTTCAAGGACAATAACCCCTTGGAGGAAATAGTGGAGTATCGCATGCTTGTTCACCTTTTCGGCAACGTGTCCAGTCCAGCCATAGCCACTTTCGCCATGAGAAAAACAGCAGAAGACGGCGAGGAGGAGTACGGCTTATCAGCCAAAGAGTTTGTTAACAACGATTTCTACGTCGACGACGGACTGACGTCCCGTCCGACCGACGAGGAGACAGTAGAACTGTTGCAGAACACACAAGCCATGTTAGCAACCGCCCAGCTGAGATTACACAAGGCTGTATCAAATTCTGTTTTCGTAATGGAAGCACTACCTGAAGAGGACCGGGGGAAAAGCATCCGTGACTTAGACCTTCAACACGACAGCCTTCCAACACAGCGTTCCTTAGGAGTCCACTGGGACCTGGAGGGAGACGCATTCACGTTTAAAGTGGTCCTACCCGAACGGCCGTACACGCGGAGGGGAGTTCTCTCTGTTATTAACTCGGTTTATGACCCGTTAGGTCTAGCCGCGCCAGTTATTCTGAGAGGAAAACTGCTACTTCGGCAACTAGTCATCATGGGTAAGAAAGGCGGTGACAATATTGCACTTGGCTGGGATGACCCACTACCGGAGAGGTTGTCGTCCCAATGGCAGTCCTGGAGAGATACGCTCGTCGACTTAGAGAATGTTTCTGTTCCTAGATGTTACCACCCTAAGAACTTCGGTCGTGTCATACGATCCGAGATCCATTCATTTTCAGATGCCAGCAAAGACGGCATCGGAGTTGCTACCTACCTCAGACAATTCAACGAATCGGGACAGGTGAACGTTGCATTCTTGTTTGGACAAGCGAAGATGGCCCCGTTgcaactgacaacaattccCCGCCTTGAGCTTTGCGGCGCCGTCCTATCCTCCCAGGTGGTAAAGAAATTGTCGACGGAGTTGAGCATACCTATCCATGAAGTTGTCTATTACACAGATTCCAAGGTTGCACTCGGGTACATTCAAAATGACAGCCGACGATTCTATGTGTATGTCGCGAATCGTGTTCAGATCATCAGGAACGTCTCTGACCCATCGCAATGGAGGTACATTGACACTGCCTTGAATCCAGCAGACCTTGCAACTCGAGGAATAGCCGCCGAAAACCTGAAAGACTCCAAGTGGTTAAGCGGTCCGGAGTTCTTGAGAGAGGCCTCACCTAGTTGCCCACCTTACGCCGAAGTAGTCGCCCTAGATGTACAAGATCCCGAAGTTAAGAGCGAAGTCGCTGTTCATGTCACTGGAGTCAACACAGCACCGGGGCTTGATTCGGACAGGTTCAGTCGTTTTTCCAGTTTTGCGTCTCTGCGGCGAGCGTTAGCCAACTTAATAGTGAAGGTGAAGGAGTACAAGGCAACACGCGAGCATCACGCACTCAGGAGCCAAGATCAGTGCATCAGCCGCCGTAACCAGTCACGGAAAGAACCTAAACGACTTCCACGTCGTCCTTCACTAGAGGAGTTGCAGCAAGCAGAAATGATCGCGATTAGAACGGTCCAGAACGAGCGCTTCGCGGATGAAATGAAGTTGACAGGAGAAGTAAAGGACCAGCAGGACCGGCATAGTGCCCGACGAAGGAAGAATGCGTTGAAGAAATCAAGCCTGTACCGCCTGGACCCATTCATGGATAGCCAAGGAGTACTCAGAGTAGGCGGTCGCCTTCGCCGAGCCCACCTCAGCTTCCCGGAGAAGCACCCAGTCCTTCTACCCAAAGGACACCATTTGTCTCATCTCATTGTCCGTCACCAACACGGGAAAGTACACCATCAAGGTCGACAGATTACTCACGGAGCAGTGCGTGCTGCTGGTTTCTGGATTGTTGGCGGTCACGGAGTAGTCTCAAAGGTCATCAGTTCCTGTGTCACCTGCAAAAAGCTTAGAGGAGAAAGACTCACGAATCACATGGCTGACCTACCGTCCGACAGGACGGAAACCCCACCGCCCTTCACTAATGTCGGATGCGACGTTTTCGGGCCATGGAATATCCAGACACGAAGACTCAGAGGAGGCGCCATCAACTCCAAACGTTGGGGACTGGTCTTCACTTGTTTAAACAGCCGCGCAATCCACATCGAAGTCCTAGAATCGATGGACGcaagtgcattcatctgtgcACTTCGCCAATTCCTGTCCGTCCGTGGACCGACCGCTAGAATAAGGTGCGATCGCGGCTCGAATTTCGTTGGAGCTAAAACCGAGTTGGAGCAAGCACTTCAAGAGATGGATGAAGGCGCACTGAAGACCTACCTTGCGGATCAGGGCTGCGAATGGTCCTTCAATCCACCCCATGCATCCCATTTCGGAGGAGTCTGGGAGCGGCAGATCGGAACTATTCGCCGAGTGTTAGACGCCATGCTTCTGGAACTGGGGAAACCTCAACTCACTCACGAGCTGCTGGTCACACTCTTAGCCGAAGTCTCCGCAATCGTAAACGCCCGTCCTATTTCCACCATACCGTCTGATGTTGACGACCCGCAGCCCCTGTCACCGGCCATGTTACTCACCTTGAAGTCTCGGCCACTTTTGCCACCCCCCGGAAACTTCATTCCGCAAGACCTCTACGCACGTCGCCGATGGAAAAGAGCGCAGTATCTTGCTGATCAATTTTGGGTGCGTTGGCGACGGGAATACCTACAGTCATTACAGAAAAGGCCGAAGTGGAACGAACGCAAGTGTAATCTAGCCACCGGAGACGTCGTTATTGTGCGAGACAAGGGTGCACACCGCAACGACTGGCTGTTGGGGAAGGTGGTCGAAGCCATTACTAGCGATGACGGGGGAGTAAGGAAAGCAAACGTCTTGGTACGCAAAGATGGAGCTCTCAAGACCTACCTACGTCCAATCAGTGAGCTAGTCCTCATCGTGCATTCCCAGGACAGCACCGATGCTTACAAGGAGTAA